One genomic window of Candidatus Neomarinimicrobiota bacterium includes the following:
- a CDS encoding phosphodiester glycosidase family protein, whose amino-acid sequence MRKIFLGVLILLTGTCPLISEHHFITLSTTRVGPGAIHRKIIEPTVPWTLDVLELDMTRAPGFTQPYTEIHAVKIGVKSQTHTVSSYAAEYGERAIGAINGDYFNASGSINNQVFDGIMVKEENLNPADPVYWSAFSLNRDNKPAISTNRFHAWITNGTDTLNIHGINRTSGGDEIILYNRFYGSNPPAVSSGYGLLVKPSDTGNGWQINAEVICQVWAVSPNPSSLTLSDTMAVISATGTQAAALEALASSGETVSIWLGLDGALANTIQLIGGFPRIVKDGQNRALEGYREEGGSATFATDYHPRTAVGFSADSTRVFFITVDGRQSFSRGMSLPELADFMISQGVAWGMNLDGGGSTEMWVRGNIENSPSDGRERSVVNALVAVSNIPPGEKLAHIQIRPDYHNLFYHETLSFKAGGWTSNFFPSDIAPENIRFYSTDTTLIKQVSDNTFEVLGFDTTVCIISEYETGSLTLKDTASIRMKQATGIALSPALAMADTINPLNFKVRIYDEWNIAHSIPGTEYHWRVTDPDVGQIDSTGTFYGISEGVTDVIACFKDWSDTARVTVKICEGTVVLDPMDQISGWQVSGDFIDMDSTKISIEPSPLGDRDAVIRADYGFIRLSTERSWLYLNTDIFVNGIPDSFVVDILSDGERHKLYLIVEDVNGNLFRTYVSDYAMNATQFVPMAFPSDKLSAVDGDYEITWPVRIKQIQVRLGTTVGADEMATGTLWFDNLRVIYPPVTSIDNPGVTIPDTPVLYPNYPNPFNPETTLSFSIPKAQQVSLTIYNVRGEEITTLLNNFLEAGTYSIPFNASHYSSGIYICKMTAGGVIKTRKMALIK is encoded by the coding sequence ATGAGAAAAATTTTTCTGGGTGTTCTTATCCTGCTGACAGGAACCTGTCCCCTTATCTCAGAACATCATTTTATTACTCTTTCCACAACCCGGGTGGGTCCCGGAGCAATTCACCGAAAAATCATTGAACCCACCGTACCGTGGACCCTCGATGTGCTGGAGCTGGATATGACCCGGGCACCGGGTTTCACTCAACCCTATACTGAAATTCATGCGGTAAAAATCGGGGTAAAATCCCAAACTCACACTGTTTCATCCTATGCGGCAGAATATGGAGAAAGGGCCATCGGAGCCATAAACGGGGATTATTTTAATGCAAGCGGCAGCATTAATAACCAGGTTTTCGACGGCATCATGGTAAAGGAAGAAAATCTCAATCCGGCAGATCCGGTATACTGGTCCGCCTTCAGCCTGAACCGGGATAATAAACCGGCTATTTCAACCAACCGGTTTCATGCCTGGATTACAAACGGGACCGACACATTAAACATCCATGGCATAAACCGGACATCCGGCGGGGATGAAATCATTCTTTACAACCGGTTTTATGGTTCAAATCCTCCGGCCGTTTCATCAGGTTACGGGCTTCTTGTAAAACCCTCTGATACAGGTAACGGCTGGCAGATAAACGCAGAAGTTATCTGTCAGGTATGGGCGGTAAGTCCCAATCCTTCGTCATTAACTCTAAGCGACACAATGGCCGTTATATCGGCAACAGGTACCCAGGCGGCAGCCTTGGAGGCTCTGGCAAGCAGCGGTGAGACCGTCAGCATTTGGCTTGGCCTGGATGGCGCCCTGGCGAATACAATCCAGCTGATCGGGGGATTTCCACGGATTGTGAAAGACGGCCAAAACCGGGCTCTGGAGGGATACCGCGAAGAAGGCGGTAGTGCAACCTTTGCCACAGATTACCATCCCAGGACGGCTGTCGGTTTTTCCGCAGATAGTACCCGTGTCTTTTTTATAACGGTCGACGGCCGCCAGTCCTTCAGCCGGGGAATGAGTCTGCCCGAATTAGCCGATTTTATGATATCGCAGGGTGTAGCCTGGGGTATGAATCTTGACGGCGGCGGCTCAACGGAAATGTGGGTCAGAGGAAACATTGAAAACAGTCCCTCCGACGGCAGGGAACGATCCGTTGTGAATGCCCTGGTGGCGGTAAGCAATATTCCGCCGGGTGAAAAATTGGCCCATATTCAGATCCGTCCCGATTATCACAATTTATTTTACCACGAAACCCTCTCATTCAAAGCCGGCGGATGGACCTCAAACTTTTTCCCATCGGACATCGCACCGGAAAATATTCGTTTCTATTCAACTGACACCACACTTATAAAACAGGTTTCCGACAACACTTTTGAAGTTTTGGGCTTTGATACAACGGTATGTATCATCTCTGAATATGAAACAGGCAGCCTTACTCTGAAAGATACAGCCTCCATCCGTATGAAACAGGCCACCGGCATCGCCCTCTCCCCTGCCCTGGCCATGGCTGATACCATCAACCCACTGAATTTTAAGGTCCGTATCTATGATGAATGGAATATAGCCCACAGCATCCCCGGTACAGAATACCATTGGCGTGTGACAGATCCTGATGTGGGACAGATTGATTCCACCGGGACTTTTTATGGAATCAGCGAAGGGGTGACCGATGTGATTGCCTGTTTTAAAGACTGGTCCGATACGGCCCGGGTAACCGTAAAAATATGCGAAGGAACCGTCGTTCTTGATCCCATGGATCAAATCAGCGGATGGCAGGTTTCCGGTGATTTTATCGATATGGATTCCACAAAGATCAGTATTGAACCCTCACCTTTGGGGGACAGGGACGCCGTAATCCGGGCGGATTACGGATTTATCCGCCTGAGTACTGAACGAAGCTGGCTCTACCTGAATACGGATATTTTTGTCAACGGCATTCCCGATTCCTTTGTAGTAGATATCCTCTCCGACGGAGAAAGACATAAGCTGTATCTGATTGTGGAGGATGTAAACGGAAATCTCTTCAGAACCTACGTTTCCGATTACGCCATGAATGCTACGCAATTTGTACCCATGGCCTTTCCATCTGACAAATTATCGGCAGTAGACGGCGATTATGAAATCACCTGGCCTGTCCGGATCAAACAGATACAAGTCCGCCTGGGGACCACCGTGGGTGCAGATGAAATGGCAACGGGTACCTTGTGGTTTGACAATCTCCGTGTCATATATCCGCCGGTCACATCTATTGATAATCCGGGCGTTACAATCCCTGATACGCCGGTCCTCTATCCCAACTATCCTAATCCCTTTAACCCGGAAACCACTTTGTCATTCTCCATTCCCAAAGCGCAACAGGTCTCCCTCACGATTTACAATGTCCGGGGAGAAGAAATAACGACACT